Proteins encoded by one window of Sphingomonas ginkgonis:
- a CDS encoding peroxiredoxin-like family protein, with translation MTETGFRSIEQAFQQVRSSNLALTERLRVVADAARTLRPDYALAVDRFAERLAGVRAGGSAPEVGQALPLFALPDHDGRLVTLESLLGRAPLVVVFHRGHWCPFCRLSLAGLAEIEEAARPAQMVAISAELPRFGRSLRDECGAGFPFLTDMGAGYALSLGLAVWIDEQLAALIAEAGWDIPLYQGGADWVLPIPTVFLLDERGFIRFRHIDPDYRRQLEPARLLAEIRALASPSP, from the coding sequence GTGACCGAAACTGGCTTTCGCTCGATCGAGCAGGCGTTCCAGCAGGTTCGGTCGAGCAATCTCGCCCTGACCGAACGGCTGCGCGTGGTCGCGGACGCGGCGCGAACGCTGCGCCCCGACTATGCGCTGGCGGTCGACCGCTTTGCCGAGCGGCTGGCGGGAGTTCGCGCCGGCGGCTCGGCGCCCGAGGTCGGCCAGGCACTGCCGCTGTTTGCCCTTCCCGACCACGACGGAAGGTTGGTCACGCTGGAGAGCCTGCTCGGACGTGCGCCGCTCGTCGTCGTCTTTCACCGCGGCCACTGGTGTCCCTTCTGCCGGCTGAGCCTCGCCGGACTGGCCGAGATCGAGGAGGCTGCCCGCCCGGCGCAGATGGTTGCGATCTCGGCCGAACTGCCGCGCTTCGGCCGGTCGCTGCGCGACGAATGTGGCGCCGGCTTTCCTTTCCTCACCGACATGGGCGCCGGCTACGCCCTCTCGCTCGGGCTCGCCGTGTGGATCGACGAGCAACTCGCCGCGCTGATCGCGGAGGCAGGCTGGGACATTCCCCTCTACCAGGGCGGTGCCGATTGGGTGCTCCCGATTCCCACGGTCTTCCTGCTGGACGAGCGCGGCTTCATTCGCTTCCGCCATATCGACCCCGACTATCGTCGCCAGTTAGAGCCCGCGCGACTGCTTGCCGAGATCCGGGCGCTCGCGTCGCCATCGCCTTGA
- a CDS encoding peroxiredoxin-like family protein, with translation MTHPFVTRLEQVYQLVRNRGDTLGERLRAVADVVRDEAPDFCAEVDRFVGRLETVRAGSSAPQVGDPMPLFTMPDQDGHLVGLEELLAQGPVVLAFHRGHWCPYCRLNMVGLAEIEDRVRPARIIGISAETQRYTRELRQDAGACFPILTDLGGGYALSLNLVVWVDRQMSQMIEGAGWDIPLYQGGTDWILPIPAVFVVAQDGTIVERHVDPDYRRRMELDDLLRGVDKLRDEPVAPVGRAQQVEQRASLA, from the coding sequence ATGACCCATCCGTTCGTGACGCGTCTCGAACAGGTGTATCAGCTTGTCAGGAACCGCGGCGATACGCTGGGTGAGCGGCTCCGCGCCGTTGCCGACGTCGTCCGCGACGAGGCTCCCGATTTCTGCGCCGAGGTCGACCGCTTCGTCGGGCGGTTGGAAACGGTGCGTGCCGGCTCCAGCGCGCCGCAGGTCGGCGATCCCATGCCGCTCTTCACCATGCCCGACCAGGACGGTCACCTCGTCGGCCTCGAGGAGCTCCTGGCACAAGGTCCGGTGGTGCTCGCCTTTCACCGCGGTCACTGGTGCCCCTATTGCCGGCTCAACATGGTCGGTCTGGCCGAGATCGAGGACCGAGTGCGCCCGGCGCGGATCATCGGCATCTCGGCCGAGACCCAGCGCTACACCCGCGAGCTGCGGCAAGATGCCGGCGCTTGCTTCCCAATCCTCACCGACCTCGGCGGTGGCTACGCGCTGTCGCTTAACCTCGTCGTGTGGGTCGACCGCCAGATGTCGCAGATGATCGAGGGCGCCGGCTGGGACATTCCGCTTTACCAGGGAGGTACCGACTGGATCCTGCCCATACCGGCGGTGTTCGTGGTGGCGCAGGATGGCACCATCGTCGAGCGCCACGTCGATCCCGACTACCGTCGGCGCATGGAACTGGACGACCTCCTACGCGGCGTCGACAAGCTCCGGGACGAGCCGGTCGCTCCAGTCGGTCGAGCGCAGCAGGTTGAGCAGCGCGCCTCCCTCGCGTGA
- a CDS encoding LysR family transcriptional regulator gives MEMQQVRYFLAVARTLNFTRAAEDCNVTQPALTRAVKQLEDELGGELIRREGRNSHLTELGLKMQPLLQQCYESALTAKSLAAKVRRGEVSSLSIAVSRTLDIELLMKPLGEVQRSFPSLQLKVRRGTGAVICDMLRNGEAELAIGGPLGEEWERIDTWPMFTEAFDLVVGADHELAQRDCPDLDVELVKESRFLHYAGCDPAELRPEQVTGRGIRYDAVHEVDSVRDLEALVVAKFGLAIVPASAMQSPRVRHLHCSALDLTRTVAIYSVAGRQRSREGGALLNLLRSTDWSDRLVPELVDAA, from the coding sequence ATGGAAATGCAGCAAGTCCGCTATTTTCTGGCGGTTGCGCGGACCTTGAACTTCACCCGTGCGGCGGAGGATTGCAACGTCACTCAACCCGCCTTGACCCGCGCGGTCAAGCAGCTGGAGGATGAGCTCGGCGGCGAGCTGATCCGCCGTGAGGGACGCAACAGCCACCTGACCGAGCTCGGGCTGAAGATGCAGCCGCTGCTCCAGCAATGTTACGAGAGCGCGCTGACCGCCAAGTCGCTCGCCGCCAAGGTGCGGCGCGGTGAGGTTTCGAGCCTGTCGATCGCGGTGTCGCGAACGCTCGACATCGAGCTGCTGATGAAGCCGCTAGGAGAGGTGCAGCGGAGTTTCCCCAGCCTGCAGCTCAAGGTGCGTCGCGGCACCGGCGCGGTCATCTGCGACATGCTTCGCAACGGCGAGGCCGAACTGGCGATCGGCGGGCCGCTCGGCGAGGAATGGGAGCGGATCGACACCTGGCCGATGTTCACCGAGGCGTTCGACTTGGTGGTCGGCGCCGATCATGAACTGGCTCAGCGCGACTGTCCCGACCTCGATGTCGAGTTGGTCAAGGAATCGCGCTTCCTTCACTATGCCGGGTGTGACCCGGCTGAGCTTCGGCCGGAGCAGGTAACCGGCCGCGGGATCCGCTACGACGCGGTGCACGAGGTGGACTCGGTCCGCGACCTCGAGGCGCTGGTGGTGGCGAAGTTTGGGCTTGCGATCGTGCCGGCGAGCGCGATGCAATCGCCGCGGGTTCGTCATCTCCATTGCTCGGCGCTGGACCTCACGCGAACCGTGGCGATCTACAGTGTCGCCGGGCGCCAGCGGTCACGCGAGGGAGGCGCGCTGCTCAACCTGCTGCGCTCGACCGACTGGAGCGACCGGCTCGTCCCGGAGCTTGTCGACGCCGCGTAG
- a CDS encoding YeeE/YedE thiosulfate transporter family protein, with the protein MAGSLAALSVALLAAGVMGYAVQRGATCMVAALEEIVAERRARRIVALLEAAAIVAAGMVAAQLAGFLPMPPADHLLTLHTVAGGALLGLGAYVAGSCVFGSIAKLGSGQWAYALVPPGFFLGCLTTGLVPTSARSEPMATSALLDQAALVAVPLLLLVGWRSRRVVRAARGGMLAEHVWSPHVATGVIGLAFVVLLLAVGPWAYTDLLADLARGRMAELALRLPLFLGLFGGAILGGWTAGRLKPAWPTARKALSCLSGGALMGMGSLLIPGSNDGLILLGFPLLRPYAWVALASMAGTILAAMLVARTVRRLAVFPELAY; encoded by the coding sequence ATGGCCGGAAGCCTCGCCGCTCTTTCCGTTGCGCTGCTCGCCGCGGGCGTGATGGGCTATGCCGTTCAGCGCGGTGCCACGTGCATGGTCGCGGCGTTGGAAGAGATCGTCGCCGAGCGGCGCGCGCGACGGATCGTGGCGTTGCTGGAGGCGGCGGCGATCGTGGCCGCGGGAATGGTCGCCGCGCAGCTCGCCGGCTTCCTGCCGATGCCCCCGGCCGACCACCTGCTCACCCTCCATACCGTTGCGGGCGGCGCGCTGCTCGGGCTCGGAGCCTATGTCGCAGGTTCGTGCGTGTTCGGCTCGATCGCCAAGCTCGGGTCGGGGCAGTGGGCCTATGCGCTTGTCCCGCCTGGCTTCTTCCTCGGGTGTCTCACCACGGGCCTCGTTCCGACGTCGGCTCGGAGCGAGCCGATGGCCACTTCGGCGCTGCTCGATCAGGCCGCGCTCGTTGCCGTGCCGCTGCTCTTGCTCGTCGGGTGGCGTTCCCGCCGGGTCGTCCGAGCGGCGCGCGGGGGAATGCTCGCCGAGCATGTCTGGTCGCCCCACGTGGCGACCGGCGTGATCGGGCTGGCGTTTGTCGTGCTGCTGCTGGCGGTCGGGCCCTGGGCCTACACCGACCTGCTCGCCGACCTCGCCAGAGGACGAATGGCGGAGCTCGCGCTTCGCCTTCCGCTGTTCCTCGGCCTGTTCGGCGGTGCCATCCTGGGCGGCTGGACCGCAGGCCGCCTGAAGCCGGCATGGCCGACTGCGCGCAAGGCGCTCTCCTGCCTGTCGGGCGGCGCGTTGATGGGAATGGGCAGCTTGCTCATCCCCGGCAGCAACGACGGGCTCATCCTGCTCGGCTTCCCGCTGCTACGTCCCTACGCCTGGGTCGCGCTGGCGAGCATGGCGGGGACGATCCTCGCGGCGATGCTGGTGGCCCGGACGGTCCGCCGGCTGGCGGTTTTCCCCGAATTGGCGTATTGA
- a CDS encoding DUF302 domain-containing protein, whose protein sequence is MKSASPAAALRRAFAISVLVAVAGAPALAKGSPETVAPTYADGVLRVRSSHSVNETVARIRAAVEAKGIRHFAEIDQRQLGAGAGLPIRASVLVLFGNPPLGVQFLQANPYAGLDWPVRMLVREAEDGGTEIAWTDFAFIGRRYAIGGKRAQLKMANEVAATIA, encoded by the coding sequence ATGAAGTCCGCCAGCCCAGCCGCGGCGCTCCGCCGAGCCTTCGCCATTTCCGTGCTCGTCGCCGTGGCCGGCGCTCCCGCACTCGCCAAGGGATCTCCGGAGACCGTCGCCCCGACCTATGCCGACGGAGTGCTTCGGGTGCGCTCATCGCATTCGGTCAACGAGACAGTCGCCCGGATTCGTGCGGCCGTCGAAGCCAAAGGGATCCGCCACTTCGCCGAGATCGACCAGCGCCAGCTCGGCGCGGGGGCCGGTCTACCGATCCGAGCCTCGGTTCTGGTGCTGTTCGGCAATCCGCCGCTTGGCGTCCAGTTCCTCCAGGCCAATCCCTATGCCGGGCTGGATTGGCCGGTGCGCATGCTCGTCCGAGAGGCGGAGGACGGCGGCACCGAGATCGCCTGGACCGATTTCGCTTTCATCGGCCGCCGTTATGCGATCGGCGGCAAGAGGGCGCAGCTCAAGATGGCCAACGAGGTCGCGGCCACGATCGCGTAA
- a CDS encoding phosphatase PAP2 family protein, giving the protein MLACLLASAGLGFRFTGLLLPGLSLLLLAAAAVIGRSTARPRLYAGASAFLLMTLFSELGILLSYALAAKAGPLWDGALAHADRRLGFDWPAVFLASDHSPVLLWIGAVAYHSLPLQMIVCIVALSGTARFRTLGITISAAILSGFATILLSGLMPAMGNVFDPARFSHLWPSVAWMERGMIAGLRDGSWRTLDLTQLWGIVTFPSYHATLPIILAWGQRDIPRLRILAPLWAGLTILATPLFGGHYGVDVLVGMGLAPLALAITSSPAWHRLGELALPSVSGKPAPATSTALGWTALPPRAHRRHDPATSRTESVRLVPHPADEPSYPTRKRANGGE; this is encoded by the coding sequence GTGCTGGCCTGCCTTCTCGCCTCCGCAGGCCTCGGCTTCCGCTTCACCGGCCTGCTACTGCCCGGACTTTCACTGCTGCTGCTCGCGGCGGCGGCGGTGATCGGGCGATCGACCGCTCGGCCTCGGCTCTATGCCGGCGCGTCCGCCTTCCTGCTGATGACCCTTTTTTCCGAGCTTGGCATCCTGCTCTCCTACGCGCTGGCCGCCAAGGCCGGGCCGTTGTGGGACGGGGCCCTAGCTCACGCCGATCGCAGGCTAGGGTTCGACTGGCCTGCTGTCTTCCTCGCCTCCGACCACTCGCCGGTATTGCTGTGGATTGGCGCGGTCGCGTACCACAGCCTGCCGCTTCAGATGATCGTCTGCATCGTGGCACTGAGCGGCACCGCCAGGTTCCGAACTCTCGGCATCACCATCTCTGCGGCAATCCTGAGCGGCTTTGCCACTATCCTCCTGTCCGGGCTGATGCCGGCGATGGGCAACGTTTTCGATCCGGCCCGGTTTTCCCATCTCTGGCCCTCGGTAGCCTGGATGGAGCGGGGTATGATCGCGGGTTTGCGCGACGGAAGCTGGCGGACGCTGGACCTCACCCAGCTATGGGGCATCGTTACCTTTCCCAGTTATCATGCCACTCTGCCGATCATCCTTGCCTGGGGGCAGCGCGACATCCCGAGGCTCAGGATCCTCGCCCCGCTCTGGGCCGGGCTGACGATCCTCGCCACCCCGCTGTTCGGCGGCCACTATGGCGTCGACGTGCTGGTCGGCATGGGGCTCGCGCCGCTTGCGCTGGCGATCACGTCATCCCCCGCATGGCATCGTCTCGGCGAGCTTGCCCTGCCTTCGGTCTCGGGCAAGCCAGCGCCGGCCACCAGCACCGCTCTCGGCTGGACTGCCCTTCCGCCACGCGCGCACCGCCGGCATGATCCAGCGACGAGCCGGACAGAATCCGTCCGCCTCGTCCCGCATCCTGCCGACGAGCCGAGCTACCCCACCCGCAAGCGGGCGAACGGCGGAGAATGA
- a CDS encoding fatty acid desaturase: protein MTSLARNTATSLLLAGAIGAGWVAIHLGGIFLWRWQWSTAPLAALLIVAQTWLSTGLFIIAHDCMHGSLAPGHPRLNRMIGTLSLAAYAGLSFGALRPKHHAHHRAPGTPDDPDFSPGEPRRAFPWFVRFFSTYYTHGQILRITLAATLYLWLGAALVNIVAFWAIPALLALVQLFLFGTYLPHRHEDGAFEDEHNARSNEWRPLTSLLTCFHFGAYHHEHHLAPGAPWWQLPRVRADRRARR, encoded by the coding sequence ATGACCAGTCTCGCCCGGAACACCGCCACCAGCCTCCTGCTCGCCGGGGCGATCGGTGCCGGGTGGGTGGCTATCCATCTCGGCGGCATCTTCCTGTGGCGCTGGCAGTGGTCGACTGCGCCCCTCGCAGCGCTGCTGATCGTGGCGCAGACCTGGCTCAGCACCGGGCTTTTCATCATCGCCCATGATTGCATGCATGGGTCGCTGGCCCCGGGGCATCCTCGGCTGAACCGCATGATCGGCACGCTGTCGCTCGCTGCCTATGCCGGCCTGTCGTTCGGCGCGCTCCGCCCCAAGCATCACGCCCATCACCGCGCTCCCGGCACTCCCGACGACCCCGACTTCTCTCCGGGCGAGCCCCGCCGCGCCTTCCCTTGGTTCGTCCGCTTCTTCTCGACCTACTATACCCATGGGCAGATCCTGCGGATTACCTTGGCGGCAACGCTCTACCTGTGGCTCGGCGCCGCGCTGGTGAACATCGTCGCCTTCTGGGCGATCCCGGCGCTGCTCGCACTGGTCCAGCTATTTCTGTTCGGCACCTATCTGCCGCATCGGCACGAGGACGGGGCGTTCGAGGACGAGCACAATGCCCGCAGCAACGAGTGGCGCCCGCTCACGTCGCTGCTCACCTGCTTCCACTTCGGCGCCTATCATCACGAGCATCACCTCGCCCCCGGCGCGCCTTGGTGGCAGCTCCCGCGGGTCAGGGCCGATCGACGAGCGCGGCGCTGA
- a CDS encoding glycosyltransferase, translating to MSRRRRSIAIIAPPTPGHLNPLQVLGARLIALGHRVTIVHTGGVARYVNTPEVGFAPLADGASDGLLDTYLSQLAAATGLLGITRMIAATARMTARLLDEAPAVLERIGAEAVIADAAEPAGGLIARRLGLPHVVSITGLPLMREENVPPPFLRWPYRPDGSGRARNRGGYRVSDLLMRPISGVLEQRRRAWRIDEEEEDGPLVHVAQCPRGLDFPRDELPPRFHYGGPWRNPVEPWVDRPDDPLPLIFCSLGSLQGSRKALFATMAAACAAVGARAVIGHGGGLTADEEAALPGDPLVRDYWPQEAVLRCCSAAMLHGGFNTVLDAVAARVPIVAVPIAFEQPGTAARLARIGAAKVVRWRGLTVRRLARALEEVLAERRYKEAAGKLADEMANAGGAKTAAAIVSAALVDRP from the coding sequence GTGAGCAGGAGACGCCGGAGCATCGCGATCATCGCGCCGCCGACCCCGGGCCACCTCAATCCACTGCAAGTCCTCGGCGCCCGACTGATCGCGCTCGGGCACCGGGTGACGATCGTCCACACCGGCGGGGTGGCGCGCTATGTCAACACGCCCGAAGTCGGGTTCGCGCCGCTGGCGGACGGCGCATCGGACGGTCTGCTCGACACCTATCTGTCGCAGCTCGCCGCGGCGACAGGGCTGCTCGGGATCACCCGGATGATCGCCGCCACCGCTCGCATGACCGCGCGGCTGCTCGACGAGGCGCCGGCGGTTTTGGAACGGATCGGGGCGGAGGCGGTCATCGCCGATGCGGCCGAGCCGGCCGGCGGCCTGATCGCCCGGCGCCTAGGTCTCCCCCATGTCGTCAGCATCACCGGGCTGCCGCTGATGCGCGAGGAAAATGTCCCGCCGCCCTTTCTCCGCTGGCCCTACCGGCCGGACGGGAGCGGGCGAGCGCGCAACCGCGGCGGCTACCGTGTCTCCGATCTGCTGATGCGCCCGATCAGCGGCGTGCTCGAGCAGCGCCGGCGGGCGTGGCGGATCGACGAGGAGGAGGAGGATGGACCGCTGGTCCATGTCGCCCAGTGCCCGCGCGGGCTCGATTTTCCGCGTGACGAGCTTCCGCCCCGCTTCCACTATGGCGGCCCATGGCGCAACCCGGTCGAGCCCTGGGTCGACCGGCCGGACGATCCGCTACCGTTGATCTTCTGCTCGCTCGGCTCGCTTCAAGGTTCGCGCAAGGCGCTGTTCGCGACCATGGCGGCAGCCTGTGCGGCGGTCGGCGCGCGAGCGGTGATCGGGCATGGCGGCGGGCTCACCGCCGATGAGGAAGCCGCGCTTCCCGGCGATCCGCTGGTGCGTGACTACTGGCCGCAGGAAGCGGTGCTCCGATGTTGTTCGGCGGCGATGCTGCACGGAGGTTTCAACACCGTTCTCGACGCGGTCGCGGCCCGGGTCCCGATCGTCGCGGTGCCGATCGCGTTCGAGCAGCCTGGGACGGCGGCGCGGCTCGCGCGGATCGGAGCGGCTAAGGTAGTCCGGTGGCGCGGGCTGACGGTACGGCGGCTCGCCCGGGCTCTCGAGGAGGTGCTTGCGGAGCGCCGCTATAAAGAGGCGGCGGGCAAACTGGCGGACGAGATGGCGAATGCTGGTGGCGCCAAGACGGCCGCTGCCATCGTCAGCGCCGCGCTCGTCGATCGGCCCTGA
- a CDS encoding type III polyketide synthase, whose product MSERAAFINQVTTAVPSQDVHKAFLAWAEQRLPDERQRSVFRRMAERSGINHRWSVLPTTAGGGSPVADGGLYADAPPPTSERMRIYAETAPELALAAIAKLDAGAIARTTHLVVASCTGFVAPGVDQIIARRLGLANHVERTLIGFMGCYAAIAALRTAYHIVRSEPAARVLVVTVELSTLHLQFTDDMEALLGMLQFGDGAAAAIVSADATGLRIDRPFAIAMEDSETLIQWAIGETGFVMQLSGEVPGRIGSALEKPWIRERILDAVDAGKIDSWAVHAGGRSILDAVQRGFDLPANALDRSREVLADFGNMSSSTLMFVLAAILRQSDEGERSGVALAFGPGLAAEGFRYERAA is encoded by the coding sequence ATTTCCGAGCGCGCCGCCTTCATCAACCAAGTCACCACTGCCGTACCGTCGCAGGATGTTCACAAGGCCTTTCTGGCCTGGGCCGAACAGCGCCTTCCGGATGAGCGGCAACGCTCCGTCTTCCGGCGCATGGCCGAGCGGTCGGGTATCAACCATCGTTGGTCGGTGCTGCCCACGACGGCGGGTGGTGGTTCCCCGGTCGCCGACGGAGGTCTCTATGCGGATGCGCCGCCGCCGACATCGGAGCGGATGCGGATCTATGCGGAGACTGCGCCCGAGCTTGCGCTTGCAGCAATCGCGAAACTTGATGCCGGAGCAATCGCGCGGACTACTCACCTCGTGGTCGCAAGCTGCACGGGGTTCGTCGCGCCCGGGGTCGACCAGATCATTGCTCGCCGGCTCGGGCTCGCAAATCATGTCGAGCGCACGCTGATCGGGTTCATGGGCTGCTATGCGGCGATCGCAGCGCTTCGGACCGCTTACCATATCGTTCGTTCGGAACCCGCCGCGCGCGTCCTCGTCGTAACGGTCGAACTTTCGACGCTGCATCTACAGTTCACCGACGACATGGAGGCGCTCCTCGGCATGCTCCAGTTCGGTGACGGAGCCGCGGCGGCCATCGTCAGTGCCGACGCCACGGGGCTGCGGATCGATCGGCCCTTCGCCATCGCGATGGAAGACAGCGAGACCCTCATCCAGTGGGCAATAGGCGAGACCGGCTTCGTCATGCAGCTGTCGGGGGAAGTGCCCGGGCGGATCGGGTCGGCGCTGGAAAAGCCATGGATCCGCGAGCGGATCCTCGACGCGGTCGACGCGGGAAAGATCGACAGCTGGGCAGTCCATGCCGGAGGCCGATCGATCCTGGATGCGGTGCAGCGCGGCTTCGATCTTCCGGCCAACGCGCTCGACCGGTCGCGCGAAGTGCTGGCCGACTTCGGCAACATGTCGTCCTCAACGCTGATGTTCGTTCTTGCAGCGATCCTCCGCCAATCGGATGAGGGCGAGCGCAGTGGCGTCGCGCTTGCCTTCGGACCAGGGCTGGCGGCCGAGGGGTTCCGATACGAGCGTGCGGCGTGA